The region CACTTCGCCCCCGGTCGGCTGAATAAAGCCAGCGATGCAGTTCAGCAAGGTCGTCTTGCCGCATCCCGATGCACCCAGCGCGACGACGAACTCGCCCGGTTCGATGCGCAGATCGACATCGGAGAGCGCGACGTTCGGCGCCGCACCGCGCGCACCTTCGTAGGCGACCTGCAATCGCCGGATCTCAAGACCGCTCATCGCCGAACCTCATGATGCTGGTGGAAGACCTTGCGAAGCGATCAATGTGCTGCAGACTGCACGAACTGCGGATCGACACCGGTCGAGTAATCGGTCAGCACGTTCTGAATCGTGCCTTGCGTCTTCAGAAACGCAGCGGTGGCAGCCAGCGATTTCGCCGCGCCGGATTGCGCGCCGCCACCCAGCCATGCATTCGAAGCCTGCTGCGCCGGCGTCGGGAACGCGTACAGCGCGAGGCTCGCCGGCACCTCCTGCGCGGTGGCGCCGGACTCCTTCGCAACGGCTTCGACCTGCGGCGAAGTCGCGGTCCATGCCGACGTGTGATCGCGGTAGCTCGCATCGGTCGCGGCCAGCACCTTCACGAAACGCGCGACGAACTCTGCGTTCTGACTAGCGAACTTACGGTCGACGACGAAGCCGTCGAAGGTCGCCTTGCCGGTTTGCTGTGCAACCTGCCCCGACGTGATCAGTACCTTGCCGTTCTTCTTCACCTTCGCCAGCACCGGGTCCCAGATGTAGGTCGCGTCGATGTCGCCGCGCTCCCACGCTGCCGCGACTTCAGGCGGGCGCAAGTTGACGATCTTCACGTCGGACGGATTCACGCCGGCGCTCTGCAGCGCGACCAGTGTATGAAAGTGCGAGGTCGACACGAACGGCACGCCGATCTTCTTGCCCTTCAGACCTGCGACGCTCGTCACGTTGGAACCGTCGCGCGCGACCAGCGCTTCGGCGTCGTTGATGTTGTCGAGAATCCAGAACAGCGAAATATCGACGCCTTGCGACAGCCCTGCCGCGATCGGGCTCGACCCAGCCTCGCCGAGTTGCACCGAACCGGAGGCCAGGGCGCGGATCACGTCGGCGCCGCTGCCGAGCTTGCGATAGGTGACCTTATAGCCAGTGGCTTTCTCGACTTCGCCGGTGGCCTGCGCATAGCGCCAGGGCACGACCATGTCCTGATACGCGATCACGACTTCTTTGGTATCGGCATGTGCGGTGCCGGCAAACGGCGCGGACAGTGCGAGCAGCGCAGCGAATGCGGCGAGCGGACGGAGGAAGCGATTCATCGGGAAGCCCCTTTAGTGTGTGTTGTCTGGGAGGCTTTCGACTATAGGGAGTTTGTGTGCGCGCTGTTCTAATTAATCCGCAATTGCTAATCACGCTGTTCGAGCATTGCTTTTCGGGTTGCGTTGGATAGGTGCGACTGTTGCTGCGTGCAGCGGATTGGCTCTAGCGGATGATGGCGGATTGAGCTGCCTGAGCGCAAGCTGGCCGTTCGGCGGATTGACCGCGGTTCGGCGCGGACTGGATGATCTCTGGATTGTTCTTCAGTTCGCGTTCCTATGATCGAATTTCTTCATCGCTTGGGCTGGTTGTTTTTCAATGTCGGCGTGCCTGTCTTTGCGCCAATTGCTTTGTTGCCTCTATTGGGCTTCTCGCGCTTCTATCGGCAGGCCTCGAGAGGCATCGCCATAAAAGCGATCCAAGACGGGCAACTGCTGTGGGTCGTCATTTCGATGTGCGCGAGCGCGTGCTATGAGATTGGAGGTGCGCTCGGAGACGCATCGACAGACAACGCTCGATCTTTCATGCTGGCAGGACCGCTCTGGCATGTTCTGTTCATTGTGGTGGCTTGCCTGATCGTATCGTTCGGCGCCGCCGATTCCATACCGCACCCCGAATATCGTTACGTCGACGCACCTGATCGAGGACTCATGTGGATTTCACTGTTCATGACGGCGATCATTGCGGCATTGTTTTCGATATCTCATTATTCGCTAACCTAACTAATCAAGAGCGACCAAGCTATACTCCTGACAAATAATCCACAGGGAGGACCGCAATGCCCAATGTCATCGACTACATTATCGAGAACCGCGCGCTGCGCAATCGCATTATCGATTTCATGTATCCCTTCGTCGGCATCGGAGGAATACTGGCCTCGATTTCCATGCTGCTTGCTCGCTACTACCGCTAGCGACTTCGAGTCAATTTCGTGGTGCAACTCCTGCGCCCCAACCCGGCACCTCGCCCTAAATAAACAAAGCCCGCAACAAGTGCGGGCTTTGCATTTTCAAACTACCAGCTAGCCAAACCGTTCAGACCACCCCAGCTCCATGTGCCTGCAAATCAGCGTGGTAGCTCGAGCGAACCATCGCGCCAACGGCGGCATGCGTAAAGCCCATCTTGTACGCTTCTTCCTCGTACATCTTGAACGTATCCGGATGCACGTACGAGCGAACCGGCAGATGATGCTCCGACGGTTGCAGATATTGGCCGATCGTCAGCATATCCACGTCGTGCTCGCGCAGATCGCGCATCACTTGCAAAATTTCTTCTTCGGTTTCACCAAGGCCGACCATCAAACCGGACTTCGTTGCAACGTTCGGATGAAGCGCCTTGAAGTCCTTCAGCAGCTTCAGCGAATGCGCGTAATCCGAACCCGGACGCGCCTCCTTGTACAGACGCGGCACCGTTTCGAGGTTGTGATTCATCACATCGGGCGGTGCGGCGTTCAGAATGCCGATCGCGCGATCCAGACGGCCGCGGAAATCCGGCGTCAGAATTTCGATGCGCGTCTCCGGCGACAGCTCGCGCGTCTGACGGATACATTCCACGAAGTGAGCCGCGCCGCCGTCGCGCAGATCGTCACGGTCCACGCTCGTGATCACCACATACTTCAGCTTCAACGCTGCGATGGTGCGTGCGAGGTTGCCCGGTTCTTCCACATCGAGCGGATCGGGGCGGCCGTGGCCGACGTCGCAGAACGGACAGCGGCGCGTGCACTTGTCGCCCATGATCATGAAGGTCGCGGTGCCCTTGCCGAAACATTCACCGATATTCGGGCAGCTCGCTTCTTCACACACCGTGTGCAGGTTGTGCTCGCGCAAAATCTGCTTGATCTCGTAGAAGCGCGAATTGCCGGTGGCCGCTTTGACGCGGATCCAGTCCGGTTTTTTCAGCTTTTCGATCGGGACGATCTTGATCGGAATACGGGCGGTTTTGGCTTGCGCCTTCTGCTTGGCAGTAGCGTCGTAAGCCGTGGCAGCGGCGGCAGCCGGCACGGCATCAGGAGCGGGAGAGGCTGCGAGGTTCGCGGTAACGTCAGTCATTCGTTCGGTCCAGTCAGGCGGTAAGAGCACCGGCCTGCGGTTGGGCGACGGCCGCGGGACTGCCGTCGAGGTTTGCGGTGAGGCATGCAGCAAAGGTTCGGGCCACTTCGTCCCAGCCGGCAGCGACGCCCAGCGTCGCCATATCGACTGTTTCGAGCCCCGCGTAGCCGCATGGATTGATGGCCAGAAACGGCCGCAGATCCATCTTCACATTCAGGCTCACGCCGTGATAGCTGCAGCCGTTGCGGATTTTCAGACCCAGCGCGGCGATCTTGGCGCCAGCGTGCAGCCCGGCGTCCGGCCCGGGCGCCACATAGATGCCAGGGGCGCCCGCCTTGCGTTCTCCGGCGAGATTATACGCCGCGAGGGTGTCGATCACGGCCTGCTCGATCCGCGTGACCATCTCGCGCACCATCAGCTTGCGGCGGCGCAGATCGAGCAGCAGATAGGCAACCACCTGCCCGGGCCCGTGATACGTGATCTGCCCGCCGCGATCGACTTTGACAAGCGGAATGCCGCTGTCGGCGGCCAGCAGATGCGCCGGGTCGCCGGCCTGGCCGAGCGTGAAGACGGGGGGGTGTTCGACCAGCCAGATTTCGTCGGGGGTGTCGGCGATGCGCTCGTCGGTGAACGCGCGCATCGCGTCGAAACTGGCTTCATAAGATTCGCTGCCCCGCCAGCGCAGCATGAGCGGCGCCGTGGCGAGCAGTGGAGACGGGGAAACCGGGGTGGCACACATGATGGCGCCAGTTTACCGAAATCTGGCCATCCCCGCCGGAAGCGCTCACGGCGCCGTGCCCGCCGCCGTGGCGCCGCCTATGCTCAAACTGTGCGCCAGCTGCCGCGCATCCGCGCCGCCAGCCGTTCGCCGACCCGCGCGAACCAGTTCAGCGCCCGCTCGTCGCAACGCGTCGGCACCGAAAACGCCACCCTCGCCTGCGTGTTGCCTTCGGCGCTCAGCCACAGGCGCTCGCCGCGCCGCAGCCGCAGCGTGTGGCCGGGCTGCAGCCAGTAGTCTTCGGTGTCGTCGCTGCGTGTCACCCATACGGCGCCGCCGTGCACGACCAGCCTGGTGCTGCGGGCCACTTTCATCGGAACAGTTTCGCCGGTGCGGATTTCAAACGCGATGCTAGAGGAAATTTCTCGCATGATGCCCTCGCCAAAATTCGTTTCGTGGCTACAATCGTAGGCGTACCAAGGGTTTACGCAAAACGATCTATTTTCACCTCTATGTGAGAAATATTGCGATGGACCTCCGGCAATTGCCCCCACTGAACGCCATCAAGGCTTTCGAAGCCGCCGCCCGCCACGAGAGCTTCTCGCGCGCGGCCGACGAACTGTTCGTCACGCACGGCGCCGTCAGCCACCAGATCCGGGCGCTGGAAGCGGAGCTGGGCGTCACGCTGTTCGCCCGCGACGGCAAACGCGTGCGGCTCACCGAGACTGGCCGGCGCTATGCGACGCACGTCCGCGCCGCGCTGATGGCGCTCGTCGACGCCACCCGCGAAATCCGCGCCGGCGACCGCGAGCGGCGCCTGGTCGTGTCGATGCTGTCGTCGTTCGCGGCGCGCTGGGTGACGCCGCGGATCGGCAGCTTTATCGAGGCGCATCCGCAGTGGGACCTCGAACTGCTGTCCACCAACGCACTGACGGACTTCGCGCGCGACGACGTCGACGTGGCGATCCGCTTCGGCTTCGGCAAATATTCAGGGTTGCACGCGGAGTTACTGCTGGAGGAGATCTTCTTTCCGGCCTGCGCGCCGAATTTCAACGGCGGCAAGCTGCCGCAAACTCCCGCCGATCTGGCCAAAGTCCCGCTGCTGCGTTCCGACGACGAACTCTGGCGCCCCTGGTTCGACGCTGCCGGCCTCACCGACTGGCCGGAGCCGAAGCGCGGGGTGTTGTACCAGGATTCGTCGAATTTGCTGCAGGCTGCCATCGACGGCCAAGGGGTCGCGCTCACGCGCCGCTCGCTGGCGATGCACGAGATCGCAGCGGGCCGCCTCGTGCGGCTATTCGATGTGGATGGACCGAGCCCGTGGCAGTACTACTTCATCTGCCCGCCGCAAATGCTCGAAACCGCGCGTGTCAAAGCATTCCGCGATTGGGTATTCGACGAAGTGGGACGGTTCAAACAGCTTTTCGACCGGGCTTGCGCGGCGGGACCCGCGGCAAGCTCCGATCACGCGGCGGACGCATTGCGCGCCACGCCTTGAGTGCAATCAAAATCGCCTGACGTCAAAGCACCACTTTCACCATCGGATGCCCGGTGAGGGCGCGATAGATGTCGTCGAGATGCGCGCGGCTCGTTGCACGCACCGTTACCGTCAAACCGGTGTAATTGCCGCCGCTGGACGGCCGCGTTTCGACCCGCGTGCCGTCGACTTCGCTATCGAACTGCCGAACCACCGAGACAATCGTTTCGGCGAACTCGGGATGCGATTTGCCCATGACCTTGATCGGGAAATCGCAGGGAAACTCAAACAGTGACTCGTTCTCGGGACTCATTCTCTACTCCTTGCTGCGCCTCTTGCGCTTCCTTCGCCTTGGCACGCTGATAGGCCGCGTATAGCGCCGCATACACCGCGCCCGGCTTGCCGTCGCCAACCGGCTGACCATCGAGTTGCGTGACCGGCAGCACTTCCTTGGTGGCTGAGCTGGCCAGAATCTCGTCGGCCGCGCGCAGTTCGGCTTCGGCGATCTCGCGAGGCTCGAAGCGGATGCCGCATTCGCTCGTCAATTCCTCGATCAAGCCGTAGCGAATACCTTCGAGAATCTTGTGGCTGCGCGGCGGGGCGGACAACACGCCGTCCTTCACCATCCAGATATTCGACGACGAACCTTCAGTCAGCATGCCGTCACGAAACTGGATCGTTTCGAACGCGCCATTTTCAGCCGCGTACTGCGCCATCAGCACATTGCCGAGCAGCGACACCGATTTGATGTCGCAATTCAGCCAGCGACGGTCTTCGGCGCTCACGCAACGCACGCCTTGCGCGCGCTGCGCGGCGTCCGGCAAGTTCAGCGGACTGACCATCACGAATACGGTCGGCTGGATGCCGGCCGGAAATGCATGACCGCGTTTCGCGACCCCGCGCGTCACCTGAACGTAAGCGATCGCGTCCTGATCCGCGCGCAAGCCGGCGTCAGCTTCATTGGCCGCGACCACGCGCTCGATCAGCGCACGCCAGCCGGCGTCGTCGAACGGATTGACGATACCGATCTTGTCGAGCGAACGCGCGAGACGCGCCAGATGCTGCGCGAAGCGAAACGGCGTGCGGCCGCCGGCGTGCGCATACAGCGGCGCGACTTCGTAAATGCCGTCGCCGAAGATAAATCCGCGGTCGAGAACCGGCACGCGTGCCTCGGCTACCGGCACCAGCTCGCCGTTCAGATAGACAATCGGGTCGAGCGGAACATCGGAAACAGCGGTCATCTGGGTCAGGCTCTTACTTCTTCTTGTTGAACATCAACATCAACGAATCCCACACGCGGCCCACCACGCCGGCTTGCGGCACGGCTTGCAATGCGACCACCGGGAATTGCGCCAGCACCTTGCCGTCGGCGACCAGCTTCACGGTGCCGACCTGCTGACCGTTAGCGATCGGTGCGATCAGCGGATCGATCTGCTCGACCTGCGGCTTCACCTTGTCGCCCATGCCCTTCGGCACGGTGATGTACTGATCGCCCTTCACGCCGATCTGCACGGTGTCCTGCGCGCCCTTGTAGACACGCGGCGTGCCGACTACCTGTGCCGCCTTGTACAGACGCACCGTGTCATACGCGGTGTAGCCGTAGTTCAGCATCTTCAGGCTGTCCTGCACGCGGTCGTGTTCCTTGACCTCGCCCATCATCACCGAAACGAGACGGCGCGACGCGTCGTTCGCGCCCGGCAGCGGACGCCTGGCGCTCGCGATCAGGCAGTAACCGGCGGCTTGCGTGTGACCGGTCTTCAGACCGTCCACCGACGGATCGATCCACAGCAGACGATTGCGGTTCGGCTGCTTGATCTTGTTGTACGTGAATTCCTTGACCGAGAAGATGTTGTAGTAGTCGGGGAAATCACGAATCAGACGTGCCGACAGGATCGCGAGGTCGCCCGCGGTCGTGTAGTGCTGCGGGTCGGGCATGCCGTTCACGTCGGCGAAATGCGTGTTCTTCATGCCCAGGCGCTGGGCTTCGGTGTTCATCATGTTGACGAACTGCGCCTCGCTGCCGCCGACCAGTTCGGCCAGCGCGATCGCCGCGTCGTTGCCCGACTGGACGATCATGCCGTAGACCAGATCGTGCACGGTCACCGGCTTGTTCGCTTCGATGAACATGCGCGATTCGTCCGTGCGCACGCGGCGCACCCCTTCGCTCGGCATCACCGTCTGTTCCATCGTGATCTTCTTCGTCTGCAGTGCTTCGAAGACGAGATACGCGGTCATCAGCTTGGTCAGCGATGCCGGTTCGACGCGCTCGTCGGCATTGCCGGACGCGAGCACCTGATTGCTGGTCGCGTCGACGAGCACCCACGAACGCGCGTTCACCGCCGGCGACGGCACTTGCGCGAACGCCGTGCCGGCAACGAGCGTTGCCGGCAACACGATGCCGAGGGTCACAGCACGGCTAAGCGTATGGGGAACGAAGGAAGCAACTGTGGGGAATAACGTGCGGCCGGAGGTGGAAAAACGCATAGGGTCGATTCGTGCAGAAAAATGCATCGCGCGCAGGGCGCGTAGTTTGGAAGAGCCGGTCGGCGAGCGTCTGGCCGTGTAAAACACGGCGCGGCGCCCGTTGGACCTCCGGCCACGCGATCGGTTCGCGCAGCACGCCCGCATCCGGCACCGCTGCGCGCGCATGGTGCTACGCGTCGCGCGAACTGCCGGGTGAGCTGTGCTGCGCCCAAAAAAGAGCGCTCATTATACGCGCGCTATCCTGGTAACTTTGCCCAATGGGCGGCGATTAATTTCCGTTTGCGCGTACCTGTACCCCGGAAAACACGCGCCGCGCACCACTCATCGCCACGCGTCGACGATGATCCGCTTCAGAATATGCAGCTTGCGATGCAGAAAATGCTCCGCTCCCGGAATCACGACAACCGGCAACTCCTGTGGCCGCGCCCAGTCGTAGACCGATTGAATGGGAACCGTCTCATCGGTTTCGCCGTGAATTACAAGCGTGTTTTCCGGCACGGGCGCGACTTCCCAACGGCTCGCCGCGGTGCCGACGAACACCATCCGCTCGATCTCCTGACCTTCTTCGCGCAGCTTCGCAGCCACATGCGACAACACGAAGGTGCCGAACGAGAAGCCCGCGAGTACAAGGGGCAGATCGCCCTGCCCCGCTTCAGCGCGCATATGGTCGAGCACCGCGCGCAGATCGTCGCGCTCGCCAATGCCGTTGTCATGCTCGCCTTGCGTTTCGCCCACGCCGCGAAAATTCGAGCGATAGGTCACGTAGTTCAACTGCACAAGCGTGCGCGCCAGCGTTTGCGCGACCTTGTTGTCCATCGTGCCGCCGAACAGCGGATGCGGGTGCGCAACCAGCGCGATCCCGCGCGGCGCGGCGCCGTTCTCGCGGGTTTCGTCGGGCAGGTCCAGCGCGACCTCGATTTTGCCGACCGGGCCGTCGATCAGATATTTCTTCGTATGTACGTTCATGGCGCGGCTTATTGATCGATCTTCAGACGCTCGACAATCTTGCCGTTCGCAAGATGCGAATCGACGATTTCGTCGATGTCGCTCTCGTCGACATACGTGTACCAGACGCCTTCCGGATAAACGACGACTGTCGGACCGAGCTCGCAGCGATCCAGACAGCCTGCCTTGTTGATCCGCACCTGGCCGGGGCCGGCGAGGCCGAGTTGCTTTACTCGCTTTTTCGCATGCTCCTGCATCGCCTGCGCGTTGCAGTTCGCACAGCTCGGGCGCTCCGCGCCGGGTTCGCGCTGATTGAGGCAGAAGAAGACGTGGTACTTGTAGAAGGAGTCCATGGTGTCCGGGGGCGAGGCTTTAAGAGTGGGGAACGGCGCTGGGCGCGCTGCGGCGCGCCTGTTGTGCGGTCGATTATAGCGAGCGGGGCTCGGGGTCGCTCATCGGCGGCCGCTCAGCGGCTCACCGGTTGAATGGCGCGTTCGGGGTATTGGTCACCTCGCCTCACCCACGGCGCATCGCATCACTGCCTAAGGCTCAAGCGCCGCTTGAGCCACACACGCTCGACCAGAAACGCCAGCCACACCAGCGCCGCATACGGCCAGACCCACGCAAGCCATTGCGCAAGGCCATTGAAGTGCAGATAACGCCCCTGCCGCCAGTCGGCCAGCACCACATCGAAATACGGATTCACCGGCAGCAGATTGACGAACACCAGCACGATCGTCAGCGCACAGGCCGCGAGCGCCGCGCGCGTGCGGCGCCGCAGCCGCAGTGCGAGCAGCGCCGCGGCCGTGCCGCATGCGAGACCCGCTAGCGCGCCGGGTGTCGCCCAGTTGAACGCGAGGCCCGATTGCGATTGCAGAAACGTCGCGCCAGCCTTGACGCACAAGGTCGTAACGACAAATGCGGTCAACAGGCGCACGCGCGGCGCGTGGCGGAGGATCGACAGCGACGCCAGCACGAGCGCGGCGAACAGATTGAGCGTCGTGATGACGGCTTCCCAGCCGTCGTCGGGTAGCCAGGCGGCGGCCATCATCGGCCACGCGCCGACGTGCCAGCCGGGCGGCGTCCATGCGCGCAACGCATCTTGAGTGGTCGAATCGAAGCTCAGCCACAGCGCGCGCGGCCAGTTGCCGAACCCGAAGAGGCGCGGTGCCGGGTACATCGTCGCGAACGGCCACAACGCGACGAGACACGCGAGCGCGGCGCTATCGCGCTCGAACCACAGCAGCCGCGCGCGGCGCAGCAAGCCGCGATCGAGCAACGCGCCGGTGGCCGGCGACACTATCGCCGCGCCGAGCAGCGCGCCGAGCGCATTGGCGGCCAGATCGAGGTTGGAGGCGACGCGCGTCGGCAGATAGGTCTGGACGGCTTCCATCACGCCTGACAGCAAGCCGCCGAGCACAAACG is a window of Paraburkholderia sp. IMGN_8 DNA encoding:
- the tauA gene encoding taurine ABC transporter substrate-binding protein, with amino-acid sequence MNRFLRPLAAFAALLALSAPFAGTAHADTKEVVIAYQDMVVPWRYAQATGEVEKATGYKVTYRKLGSGADVIRALASGSVQLGEAGSSPIAAGLSQGVDISLFWILDNINDAEALVARDGSNVTSVAGLKGKKIGVPFVSTSHFHTLVALQSAGVNPSDVKIVNLRPPEVAAAWERGDIDATYIWDPVLAKVKKNGKVLITSGQVAQQTGKATFDGFVVDRKFASQNAEFVARFVKVLAATDASYRDHTSAWTATSPQVEAVAKESGATAQEVPASLALYAFPTPAQQASNAWLGGGAQSGAAKSLAATAAFLKTQGTIQNVLTDYSTGVDPQFVQSAAH
- the lipA gene encoding lipoyl synthase translates to MTDVTANLAASPAPDAVPAAAAATAYDATAKQKAQAKTARIPIKIVPIEKLKKPDWIRVKAATGNSRFYEIKQILREHNLHTVCEEASCPNIGECFGKGTATFMIMGDKCTRRCPFCDVGHGRPDPLDVEEPGNLARTIAALKLKYVVITSVDRDDLRDGGAAHFVECIRQTRELSPETRIEILTPDFRGRLDRAIGILNAAPPDVMNHNLETVPRLYKEARPGSDYAHSLKLLKDFKALHPNVATKSGLMVGLGETEEEILQVMRDLREHDVDMLTIGQYLQPSEHHLPVRSYVHPDTFKMYEEEAYKMGFTHAAVGAMVRSSYHADLQAHGAGVV
- the lipB gene encoding lipoyl(octanoyl) transferase LipB; this translates as MCATPVSPSPLLATAPLMLRWRGSESYEASFDAMRAFTDERIADTPDEIWLVEHPPVFTLGQAGDPAHLLAADSGIPLVKVDRGGQITYHGPGQVVAYLLLDLRRRKLMVREMVTRIEQAVIDTLAAYNLAGERKAGAPGIYVAPGPDAGLHAGAKIAALGLKIRNGCSYHGVSLNVKMDLRPFLAINPCGYAGLETVDMATLGVAAGWDEVARTFAACLTANLDGSPAAVAQPQAGALTA
- a CDS encoding DUF2917 domain-containing protein — translated: MREISSSIAFEIRTGETVPMKVARSTRLVVHGGAVWVTRSDDTEDYWLQPGHTLRLRRGERLWLSAEGNTQARVAFSVPTRCDERALNWFARVGERLAARMRGSWRTV
- a CDS encoding transcriptional regulator GcvA, which produces MDLRQLPPLNAIKAFEAAARHESFSRAADELFVTHGAVSHQIRALEAELGVTLFARDGKRVRLTETGRRYATHVRAALMALVDATREIRAGDRERRLVVSMLSSFAARWVTPRIGSFIEAHPQWDLELLSTNALTDFARDDVDVAIRFGFGKYSGLHAELLLEEIFFPACAPNFNGGKLPQTPADLAKVPLLRSDDELWRPWFDAAGLTDWPEPKRGVLYQDSSNLLQAAIDGQGVALTRRSLAMHEIAAGRLVRLFDVDGPSPWQYYFICPPQMLETARVKAFRDWVFDEVGRFKQLFDRACAAGPAASSDHAADALRATP
- a CDS encoding DUF493 family protein — translated: MSPENESLFEFPCDFPIKVMGKSHPEFAETIVSVVRQFDSEVDGTRVETRPSSGGNYTGLTVTVRATSRAHLDDIYRALTGHPMVKVVL
- a CDS encoding D-amino acid aminotransferase, producing MTAVSDVPLDPIVYLNGELVPVAEARVPVLDRGFIFGDGIYEVAPLYAHAGGRTPFRFAQHLARLARSLDKIGIVNPFDDAGWRALIERVVAANEADAGLRADQDAIAYVQVTRGVAKRGHAFPAGIQPTVFVMVSPLNLPDAAQRAQGVRCVSAEDRRWLNCDIKSVSLLGNVLMAQYAAENGAFETIQFRDGMLTEGSSSNIWMVKDGVLSAPPRSHKILEGIRYGLIEELTSECGIRFEPREIAEAELRAADEILASSATKEVLPVTQLDGQPVGDGKPGAVYAALYAAYQRAKAKEAQEAQQGVENESRERVTV
- a CDS encoding D-alanyl-D-alanine carboxypeptidase family protein, with translation MRFSTSGRTLFPTVASFVPHTLSRAVTLGIVLPATLVAGTAFAQVPSPAVNARSWVLVDATSNQVLASGNADERVEPASLTKLMTAYLVFEALQTKKITMEQTVMPSEGVRRVRTDESRMFIEANKPVTVHDLVYGMIVQSGNDAAIALAELVGGSEAQFVNMMNTEAQRLGMKNTHFADVNGMPDPQHYTTAGDLAILSARLIRDFPDYYNIFSVKEFTYNKIKQPNRNRLLWIDPSVDGLKTGHTQAAGYCLIASARRPLPGANDASRRLVSVMMGEVKEHDRVQDSLKMLNYGYTAYDTVRLYKAAQVVGTPRVYKGAQDTVQIGVKGDQYITVPKGMGDKVKPQVEQIDPLIAPIANGQQVGTVKLVADGKVLAQFPVVALQAVPQAGVVGRVWDSLMLMFNKKK
- a CDS encoding alpha/beta hydrolase, coding for MNVHTKKYLIDGPVGKIEVALDLPDETRENGAAPRGIALVAHPHPLFGGTMDNKVAQTLARTLVQLNYVTYRSNFRGVGETQGEHDNGIGERDDLRAVLDHMRAEAGQGDLPLVLAGFSFGTFVLSHVAAKLREEGQEIERMVFVGTAASRWEVAPVPENTLVIHGETDETVPIQSVYDWARPQELPVVVIPGAEHFLHRKLHILKRIIVDAWR
- a CDS encoding ferredoxin, whose protein sequence is MDSFYKYHVFFCLNQREPGAERPSCANCNAQAMQEHAKKRVKQLGLAGPGQVRINKAGCLDRCELGPTVVVYPEGVWYTYVDESDIDEIVDSHLANGKIVERLKIDQ
- a CDS encoding VanZ family protein, with translation MSIKPWARRPSALARQALGLYAALIVYGSWYPFSGWRSLGLGPFDYLFDPMPQYLTAFDVVTNVLGYMPFGALVVLALYPRWRGTLAVGLAFVLGGLLSGVMEAVQTYLPTRVASNLDLAANALGALLGAAIVSPATGALLDRGLLRRARLLWFERDSAALACLVALWPFATMYPAPRLFGFGNWPRALWLSFDSTTQDALRAWTPPGWHVGAWPMMAAAWLPDDGWEAVITTLNLFAALVLASLSILRHAPRVRLLTAFVVTTLCVKAGATFLQSQSGLAFNWATPGALAGLACGTAAALLALRLRRRTRAALAACALTIVLVFVNLLPVNPYFDVVLADWRQGRYLHFNGLAQWLAWVWPYAALVWLAFLVERVWLKRRLSLRQ